The Cylindrospermopsis curvispora GIHE-G1 genome contains a region encoding:
- the secY gene encoding preprotein translocase subunit SecY: MISRDKAPTAQETFMQMAQAAGLRGRLLVTVGILILVRLGIFLPVPGINRERFAEAISGNNAIFGLLDIFSGRGLSTLGVFALGILPFINASIIIQLLTAAIPSLENLQKNEGEAGRRKISQITRYVSLGWAILQSTAFSALFLQQFALNPGPIFVAETAIALTAGSMFVMWASELITERGIGNGASLLIFVNIVASLPKSLGDTIDLVQVGGREIVGRVIVLVLVFVATIIGIVFVQEGIRRIPIISARRQVGRRVLAEQRSFLPLRLNQGGVMPIIFAAAILSLPLLIANFTKNVELANIVNTYLSPSGSSSWVYALVYMISIIFFSYFYSSLILNPVDVAQNLKKMGSSIPGIRPGKATSEYIERVSNRLTFLGAMFLGLVAIIPTAVESTLNVPTFRGLGATSLLILVGVAIDTARQIQTYVISQRYEGMVKQ, from the coding sequence ATGATCAGTCGAGACAAAGCCCCAACGGCTCAAGAAACTTTCATGCAAATGGCACAAGCAGCTGGACTAAGAGGAAGGCTGCTTGTCACGGTCGGGATTCTAATTTTGGTGCGATTGGGCATCTTTTTGCCAGTTCCCGGAATTAACCGCGAAAGATTTGCAGAGGCCATATCTGGGAATAATGCCATTTTCGGTTTGTTGGATATATTTTCGGGAAGGGGACTATCCACCTTGGGTGTTTTTGCCTTGGGTATTCTTCCCTTTATCAATGCGTCTATTATTATCCAATTGTTGACTGCTGCTATTCCTTCTTTAGAAAATTTACAGAAAAATGAAGGAGAAGCAGGAAGGCGGAAAATATCTCAGATTACCCGATATGTGTCTTTGGGTTGGGCAATTCTTCAGAGTACGGCTTTTTCAGCTTTGTTCCTGCAGCAGTTTGCCCTCAATCCAGGCCCCATTTTTGTGGCGGAAACCGCAATAGCCTTGACTGCTGGTTCCATGTTTGTTATGTGGGCATCCGAGTTGATTACGGAGCGGGGAATTGGCAATGGTGCATCTTTGTTGATTTTTGTCAATATTGTGGCTTCCTTACCTAAGTCCCTGGGTGACACTATTGACTTGGTGCAGGTCGGTGGTAGGGAAATTGTGGGACGGGTGATTGTTTTGGTGTTGGTGTTTGTAGCCACCATTATTGGTATCGTGTTCGTCCAGGAAGGTATACGCCGAATTCCAATTATTTCTGCACGCCGTCAGGTAGGTCGGCGAGTTTTAGCAGAACAAAGAAGTTTTCTGCCTTTACGGTTGAATCAGGGCGGTGTCATGCCGATTATTTTTGCCGCTGCCATCCTCAGTTTGCCCTTGCTAATTGCTAACTTCACTAAGAATGTTGAATTGGCAAATATAGTTAACACCTATTTGAGCCCTAGCGGATCTAGTTCTTGGGTGTATGCTTTGGTGTACATGATTTCTATTATCTTCTTTAGCTATTTCTATTCTTCCTTGATTCTCAACCCGGTAGATGTGGCTCAAAACTTGAAGAAAATGGGTTCTAGTATTCCTGGGATTAGACCGGGCAAAGCTACTAGTGAGTATATTGAGCGCGTCAGCAACCGCTTAACTTTTTTGGGAGCTATGTTCTTAGGACTGGTGGCCATTATTCCTACTGCGGTGGAAAGCACTTTAAATGTACCAACTTTTAGAGGTTTGGGAGCCACTTCTTTGTTGATTTTAGTGGGTGTGGCCATTGATACGGCAAGGCAAATCCAGACTTACGTCATCTCTCAACGCTATGAAGGAATGGTGAAACAATAG
- the rplO gene encoding 50S ribosomal protein L15, translating to MRLNDVKPQKGSKKRRKRVGRGISAGQGASAGLGMRGQKSRSGSSTRPGFEGGQQPLYRRIPKLKGFPVVNRRVYTTINVEKLASLPPNSEVNLASLKEAGILTSVKGPLKVLGNGELGVPLKVQAAAFTGQARSKIEAAGGSCEVLS from the coding sequence ATGAGACTGAACGATGTTAAGCCTCAAAAGGGCTCTAAAAAACGCCGTAAGCGTGTAGGTAGAGGTATTTCTGCCGGTCAAGGCGCTAGTGCGGGTCTGGGCATGCGGGGTCAAAAGTCCCGCTCTGGTAGCAGCACTAGACCGGGTTTTGAAGGTGGTCAACAACCCCTTTACCGTCGGATACCTAAACTCAAGGGTTTTCCTGTAGTCAATCGTCGGGTTTACACTACGATAAATGTAGAGAAGTTGGCTTCCCTACCCCCTAACTCGGAAGTAAATCTGGCCTCTTTAAAAGAGGCGGGTATTCTTACCTCCGTTAAAGGACCTTTAAAAGTCTTGGGTAATGGGGAATTGGGTGTTCCACTCAAGGTGCAAGCAGCAGCTTTCACCGGTCAAGCTCGGAGCAAAATTGAGGCTGCTGGTGGTAGTTGTGAGGTTTTAAGCTGA
- the rpsE gene encoding 30S ribosomal protein S5, whose protein sequence is MATGRRKASKAKKEETNWQERVIQIRRVSKVVKGGKKLSFRAIVIVGNERGQVGVGVGKASDVIGAVKKGVADGKKHLIEIPITKSNSIPHPIDGVGGGAKVIMRPAAPGTGVIAGGAVRTVLELAGVRNVLAKQLGSNNPLNNARAAVNALSTLRTFAEVAEDRGIAVENLYI, encoded by the coding sequence ATGGCAACGGGTCGTCGTAAGGCAAGTAAAGCAAAGAAAGAAGAAACCAATTGGCAAGAACGGGTGATTCAAATCCGTCGTGTCAGTAAGGTAGTCAAAGGTGGTAAAAAACTCAGCTTCCGGGCAATTGTCATCGTTGGCAACGAACGTGGTCAGGTGGGTGTGGGAGTTGGTAAGGCTTCCGATGTAATCGGAGCGGTGAAAAAGGGTGTCGCAGATGGCAAAAAGCATCTGATTGAAATTCCTATCACCAAGTCTAACTCTATTCCCCACCCCATTGATGGTGTTGGTGGTGGAGCCAAGGTGATTATGCGTCCAGCCGCACCAGGTACTGGTGTAATCGCTGGTGGTGCAGTTAGAACTGTATTGGAATTAGCTGGGGTACGTAACGTTCTAGCCAAACAACTAGGTTCTAATAACCCTTTAAATAACGCTAGAGCTGCTGTTAATGCTTTATCTACACTGCGGACATTTGCTGAAGTCGCTGAAGATCGGGGCATTGCGGTAGAGAATCTCTATATTTAA
- the rpsK gene encoding 30S ribosomal protein S11: MARQPTKKTGSKKQKKNVPNGIAYIQSTFNNSIVTITDQNGDVISWASAGSSGFKGAKKGTPFAAQTAAESAGRRAIDQGMRQIQVMVSGPGAGRETAIRALQGAGLEITLIRDVTPIPHNGCRPPKRRRV, encoded by the coding sequence ATGGCAAGACAACCAACCAAAAAAACCGGGAGTAAAAAGCAGAAGAAGAATGTACCTAATGGCATTGCCTACATTCAATCTACTTTCAACAATAGCATTGTCACCATTACGGACCAAAATGGAGATGTAATCTCCTGGGCCAGTGCTGGTTCCAGTGGATTTAAGGGGGCAAAAAAAGGTACTCCCTTTGCCGCCCAGACCGCAGCTGAAAGCGCCGGTCGTCGCGCTATTGACCAAGGAATGCGTCAAATTCAGGTGATGGTTAGTGGACCAGGAGCAGGAAGGGAAACGGCAATTCGAGCTTTACAAGGGGCAGGATTAGAAATTACCCTGATTCGGGATGTTACTCCTATTCCCCATAATGGCTGTCGTCCACCTAAACGCCGTCGGGTGTAA
- the rpsI gene encoding 30S ribosomal protein S9 produces MATVAENNSGRALYWGTGRRKSAVAQVRLVPGEGKFVVNGKEGELYFQYNPNYLGVIKAPLETLGLENEYDILVKAKGGGLTGQADSIRLGVARALCQLDPDNRSPLKIEGYLTRDPRAKERKKYGLHKARKAPQYSKR; encoded by the coding sequence ATGGCAACAGTAGCAGAAAATAATAGTGGTCGTGCTCTGTATTGGGGCACTGGTCGGCGCAAGTCCGCAGTTGCACAGGTACGTCTAGTTCCTGGAGAGGGTAAATTTGTGGTTAATGGCAAAGAAGGGGAGTTGTACTTCCAATACAATCCCAACTACTTAGGAGTCATTAAAGCCCCTTTAGAAACTCTAGGGTTGGAAAACGAGTACGACATTTTAGTAAAAGCCAAAGGTGGCGGTCTAACTGGACAAGCGGACTCAATTCGTTTGGGTGTAGCTCGTGCCCTATGTCAGTTGGATCCAGACAATCGTTCACCCTTAAAAATTGAGGGTTATTTAACTCGGGATCCACGAGCTAAAGAGCGGAAGAAATACGGATTACATAAAGCTCGAAAAGCCCCTCAATACTCAAAACGATAG
- the rpsM gene encoding 30S ribosomal protein S13 produces the protein MARIAGVDLPRDKRVEIGLTYIYGIGLTRSQDILAATDVNPDTRVKDLTDADLAALRAEIESNYQVEGDLRRLEAMNIKRLVDIGCYRGRRHRMGLPVRGQRTRTNARTRRGRRQTVAGKKKAPGK, from the coding sequence GTGGCACGGATTGCAGGAGTAGACCTACCGCGTGACAAACGCGTAGAGATCGGTCTAACTTACATATATGGGATTGGACTGACAAGGTCGCAGGACATTTTAGCAGCTACAGATGTAAACCCAGACACCCGGGTTAAAGACTTGACTGATGCTGATTTAGCGGCTTTAAGAGCTGAGATAGAAAGCAACTATCAAGTGGAAGGGGATCTGCGACGTTTAGAGGCCATGAATATCAAGCGTCTAGTTGACATAGGCTGTTATCGTGGTCGTCGTCATCGTATGGGTCTACCTGTGAGGGGTCAAAGAACCCGTACCAATGCCAGAACCAGACGCGGTAGAAGACAAACAGTGGCTGGTAAGAAAAAGGCCCCTGGTAAATAA
- a CDS encoding adenylate kinase: protein MTRLIFLGPPGAGKGTQAKVLADFFQVPHISTGDILRQAITDQTALGVKAQEYMDKGDLVPDQLVQDMVEERLQKSDAQKGWILDGFPRTVSQAVFLGNLLDRIQGDSERVVNLDAPDEIVVSRLLGRGRKDDSEDVIRHRLNVYRRDTAPLIQYYGDRQKLLTVNGNQSQEEVTSALKMAITV, encoded by the coding sequence GTGACGCGATTAATCTTCTTGGGACCACCAGGTGCAGGTAAGGGAACTCAAGCCAAGGTTTTGGCTGATTTTTTCCAGGTTCCTCACATTTCCACTGGGGACATTTTACGCCAAGCCATTACTGACCAAACAGCTCTGGGTGTGAAAGCTCAGGAGTACATGGACAAGGGTGATCTAGTCCCTGACCAGCTGGTGCAAGATATGGTGGAAGAAAGACTGCAAAAATCAGATGCCCAAAAAGGTTGGATTCTTGATGGGTTCCCCCGCACAGTATCTCAGGCAGTTTTCTTGGGCAATCTTTTAGACCGGATCCAGGGTGATTCAGAAAGGGTGGTTAATCTTGACGCACCCGATGAGATTGTCGTCTCTCGCTTGTTGGGAAGGGGTAGAAAAGATGACTCGGAGGATGTTATTCGCCATAGACTAAATGTTTACAGGCGAGACACTGCTCCCCTAATTCAGTATTATGGCGATCGCCAGAAGCTCTTGACTGTTAATGGTAACCAATCCCAAGAAGAAGTCACCAGCGCCTTAAAAATGGCTATCACTGTTTAA
- the rplM gene encoding 50S ribosomal protein L13: protein MSSKTYLPPEEEIKRDWYVVDAADKRLGRLATEIAMVLRGKRKAEYTPHLDTGDFVVVINAEKVVVTGKKQSQKLYRRHSGRPGGMKTETFAKLQQRLPERIVEHAVKGMLPKNSLGRQLFTKLKVYSGSTHPHTAQKPKELIINTIPGEN, encoded by the coding sequence ATGAGTAGTAAAACTTATCTTCCTCCAGAGGAAGAAATTAAACGTGACTGGTATGTAGTAGATGCCGCAGACAAGCGTCTAGGTAGGCTAGCAACTGAAATTGCCATGGTTCTCCGGGGTAAAAGAAAAGCTGAATATACCCCCCATTTAGATACAGGAGACTTTGTAGTAGTAATCAATGCGGAAAAAGTGGTAGTTACGGGCAAAAAACAGAGTCAAAAACTTTACCGGAGGCATTCCGGTCGTCCCGGTGGGATGAAAACAGAAACCTTTGCTAAATTGCAACAGCGCCTACCAGAAAGAATAGTCGAGCATGCTGTAAAAGGTATGTTACCTAAAAATAGCTTAGGTAGACAGTTATTCACCAAACTGAAAGTTTATAGTGGTTCGACCCATCCTCACACAGCACAAAAACCTAAAGAACTAATTATTAACACTATTCCGGGAGAAAACTAA
- the rpmJ gene encoding 50S ribosomal protein L36, with the protein MKVRASVKKICDKCNVIKRRGRVMVICENPKHKQRQG; encoded by the coding sequence ATGAAAGTTAGAGCCTCAGTCAAGAAAATCTGTGATAAGTGTAACGTGATTAAACGTCGTGGTCGCGTTATGGTTATTTGTGAAAACCCTAAACACAAGCAAAGGCAAGGCTAA
- a CDS encoding DNA-directed RNA polymerase subunit alpha — protein MAQFQIECVESSTEESRNHYGKFVLEPLERGQGTTVGNALRRVLLSNLEGTAVTAVRIAGVTHEFATVPGVREDVMEIIMRMKEVILKSYSHQPQIGRLLVTGPTTVTAAHFDLPGEVEVIDPTQYVATLAEGGKLEMEFRIERGKGYRTVEKGREEATSLDFLQIDSVFMPVRKVNYSVEESRGDGSLKDRLLLEVWTNGSISPQEALSSSAAILVELFNPLKDISLEPTDMGLDMPDDPTAQIPIEELQLSVRAYNCLKRAQVNSVADLLDYTQEDLLEIKNFGQKSAEEVVEALQRRLGITLPQERSSKPS, from the coding sequence GTGGCGCAGTTTCAAATTGAATGTGTAGAGTCTAGTACCGAGGAAAGTCGTAATCATTATGGCAAGTTCGTCCTAGAACCCCTGGAAAGGGGTCAGGGAACGACGGTAGGTAATGCGTTGCGACGGGTTTTGCTATCTAATTTAGAGGGAACAGCAGTTACTGCAGTAAGAATAGCTGGTGTTACCCATGAGTTTGCCACAGTTCCCGGTGTGCGGGAAGATGTGATGGAAATCATCATGCGGATGAAAGAGGTGATTCTCAAAAGCTATTCCCATCAACCGCAAATAGGAAGGTTGCTGGTTACCGGTCCCACAACGGTTACTGCAGCCCATTTTGATTTGCCTGGTGAGGTAGAGGTGATTGATCCTACCCAGTATGTAGCTACTTTAGCAGAGGGCGGCAAACTGGAAATGGAGTTTCGCATTGAAAGAGGTAAGGGCTATCGCACTGTAGAAAAGGGAAGAGAAGAGGCTACATCCCTGGACTTTTTGCAGATTGACTCAGTATTTATGCCAGTGCGAAAAGTTAATTATAGCGTGGAGGAATCCCGTGGTGATGGTAGCCTGAAAGATCGGCTTTTGTTGGAAGTTTGGACTAATGGCAGTATTTCACCCCAGGAGGCCTTGTCTTCATCTGCGGCAATTCTGGTAGAATTATTTAACCCTCTTAAGGATATCTCCTTGGAGCCTACGGACATGGGCTTGGATATGCCAGATGATCCCACTGCCCAAATTCCTATTGAGGAGTTACAGCTATCTGTTCGTGCTTACAACTGCCTGAAACGTGCTCAAGTTAATTCTGTAGCAGATTTGTTGGATTATACCCAAGAAGACTTGTTAGAAATCAAGAACTTTGGTCAAAAATCGGCAGAAGAAGTAGTGGAAGCCTTACAGCGCCGTCTAGGTATTACTTTACCACAGGAAAGAAGTTCTAAACCAAGCTAG
- the truA gene encoding tRNA pseudouridine(38-40) synthase TruA translates to MSDSRQPTPTYRVALVIQYLGTNFHGWQRQKAHRTVQEEIETAIASVLGHHVTLHGAGRTDAGVHAAAQVAHFNATGHIPGHKWATVLNSYLPPDILIRASAGVNESWHARFSAVYRRYRYTIYTEALPNLFVSPFSWHYYYAPLEEELMQAALSPLVGKHHLAAFHRAGSARSHSWVEIQAVECGRQGSLVHIEIQANGFLYGMVRLLVGMLVQVGSKQKSLEDFTNIWQTEDREKVKYAAPPQGLCLLRVGYSDFPFSREIWYETQPYLVFGHRTDDRSLKTDKGKNNE, encoded by the coding sequence ATGTCAGATAGCCGCCAGCCCACCCCAACTTATCGAGTTGCCTTAGTTATTCAGTATCTAGGTACCAACTTCCATGGGTGGCAACGGCAAAAAGCCCACCGTACAGTCCAAGAAGAAATAGAAACAGCTATAGCCAGTGTTCTAGGGCATCATGTAACACTACATGGTGCGGGAAGGACTGATGCCGGGGTTCATGCAGCTGCTCAAGTTGCCCATTTCAATGCTACAGGGCATATACCTGGGCACAAGTGGGCAACCGTTTTGAACAGTTACTTACCCCCGGATATACTAATCAGGGCTTCTGCTGGTGTAAACGAAAGTTGGCACGCCCGATTTAGTGCAGTGTACCGACGATATAGATATACAATCTATACTGAAGCTCTACCAAACTTGTTTGTGAGTCCGTTTAGTTGGCATTATTATTATGCTCCCCTGGAAGAAGAGTTGATGCAAGCGGCTTTAAGTCCCCTGGTGGGAAAACACCACCTAGCAGCTTTTCACCGTGCTGGATCAGCGCGATCGCATTCCTGGGTAGAAATACAAGCAGTGGAATGTGGTCGGCAAGGTTCATTAGTACATATAGAGATTCAAGCCAATGGATTTTTGTATGGCATGGTAAGGTTATTAGTGGGGATGTTGGTGCAGGTAGGAAGCAAACAGAAGTCCCTAGAGGATTTCACAAACATTTGGCAAACAGAAGACCGAGAAAAAGTGAAATATGCAGCACCACCTCAAGGTCTATGCTTACTAAGGGTTGGATATAGTGACTTTCCCTTTTCCCGGGAAATTTGGTATGAAACTCAACCTTATTTAGTATTTGGTCACCGGACCGATGACAGATCACTTAAAACCGACAAAGGAAAAAACAATGAGTAG
- the infA gene encoding translation initiation factor IF-1 — MSKQDLIEMEGTVTESLPNAMFRVDLDNGFNVLAHISGKIRRNYIKILPGDRVKVELTPYDLTKGRITYRLRKK, encoded by the coding sequence TTGTCTAAACAAGACTTGATTGAAATGGAAGGGACTGTAACCGAATCATTGCCCAACGCCATGTTTCGAGTTGACCTAGATAACGGGTTTAATGTCCTAGCACACATTTCTGGGAAAATCCGCCGTAATTATATCAAAATTTTGCCGGGGGACCGGGTCAAGGTGGAGCTGACCCCCTATGACCTAACTAAGGGTCGTATTACCTACCGACTACGGAAGAAGTAA
- the rplQ gene encoding 50S ribosomal protein L17 yields MRHRCKVKKLGKPADQRRALLRSLTTELIRHGRITTTLVRAKVVRSEAEKMITLAKDGSLSARREALGYIYDKSLVKALFEQAPTRYGNRQGGYTRILHTVPRRGDHAEMAIIELV; encoded by the coding sequence ATGCGTCACCGTTGTAAAGTAAAAAAACTTGGTAAACCAGCAGACCAGCGTCGTGCTTTATTGCGATCGCTGACCACAGAGCTTATACGTCATGGTCGTATTACTACCACACTAGTTCGTGCTAAGGTAGTACGTAGTGAAGCAGAAAAGATGATCACTTTGGCAAAAGATGGGTCTTTGTCAGCTCGTAGAGAGGCATTGGGTTATATCTACGATAAGTCCCTAGTCAAGGCATTATTTGAACAAGCACCAACTCGGTATGGGAATCGTCAAGGTGGTTACACCCGTATTTTGCATACTGTGCCCCGTCGGGGCGATCATGCCGAAATGGCGATTATTGAACTAGTGTAG
- the rplR gene encoding 50S ribosomal protein L18, whose amino-acid sequence MKLTRRESKQRRHRRVRGKVNGSPERPRLSVFRSNEHIYAQIIDDTQHRTLVAASTVDPQLRSDLASGANCDASAQVGKLIAARSLEKGITKVVFDRGGNLYHGRIQALAEAAREAGLDF is encoded by the coding sequence ATGAAACTTACTCGTAGAGAATCAAAACAACGTCGCCATAGGCGCGTACGTGGTAAAGTTAACGGTTCCCCAGAACGTCCACGTCTATCAGTGTTTCGCTCTAATGAGCATATTTATGCTCAAATTATTGACGACACACAACATCGCACACTAGTAGCAGCATCAACAGTAGACCCTCAGTTGAGGTCTGATTTGGCCTCTGGTGCCAACTGTGATGCTTCAGCCCAAGTTGGTAAGTTAATAGCAGCGCGCTCCTTGGAGAAGGGTATTACTAAGGTCGTATTTGATCGAGGTGGTAATCTTTATCATGGTCGTATTCAGGCTTTAGCTGAGGCAGCACGGGAAGCAGGTTTGGATTTCTAA
- the rpsH gene encoding 30S ribosomal protein S8 yields the protein MAANDTIADMLTRIRNANLARHQTTEVPATKMTRSIAKVLQQEGFISEYTEAGEGVKRNLVISLKYKGKNRQPLITALKRVSKPGLRVYSNRKELPRVLGGIGIAIISTSSGIMTDREARRQNLGGEVLCYVW from the coding sequence ATGGCCGCTAACGACACAATTGCAGATATGCTGACGCGCATCCGCAATGCTAACCTGGCAAGGCATCAAACAACGGAAGTGCCAGCAACAAAAATGACTCGTAGTATTGCTAAGGTTCTACAGCAAGAGGGGTTTATTTCCGAGTACACTGAAGCGGGAGAAGGGGTAAAACGTAACCTAGTTATTTCCCTGAAATACAAAGGTAAAAATCGTCAACCTCTAATCACAGCTCTAAAACGTGTAAGTAAACCTGGGTTGCGAGTTTACTCCAACAGAAAGGAACTGCCAAGAGTCCTAGGTGGTATTGGGATCGCGATTATTTCCACCTCTAGTGGAATTATGACTGACCGGGAAGCGCGTCGCCAGAACCTGGGTGGTGAAGTGCTTTGCTACGTTTGGTAA
- the rplF gene encoding 50S ribosomal protein L6 encodes MSRIGKRPITIPAKVQVAIDGTKVVVKGPKGELSRDLPAHVTVSQSGETLLVTRRDDTRTSRQMHGLSRTLVANMVEGVSQGFQRRLEIQGVGYRAQVQGANLVLNIGYSHQVQIEPPAGVQFAVENNTNVIVSGYDKEVVGNTAAKIRAVRPPEPYKGKGIRYAGEVVRRKAGKTGGKGKK; translated from the coding sequence ATGTCTCGTATTGGTAAACGTCCAATTACTATTCCCGCCAAAGTGCAGGTGGCAATAGATGGTACAAAGGTGGTGGTTAAGGGTCCCAAGGGGGAGCTTTCCCGTGATCTACCCGCCCACGTCACAGTTTCTCAATCTGGAGAAACATTGTTAGTCACCAGACGTGATGACACACGCACTTCCCGACAAATGCACGGTTTAAGCCGGACTTTAGTAGCCAATATGGTGGAGGGCGTTTCCCAAGGTTTTCAACGCCGGTTGGAAATTCAAGGGGTAGGTTATCGGGCTCAGGTGCAGGGTGCCAATCTGGTATTGAATATTGGTTATAGCCACCAGGTGCAAATCGAACCACCAGCGGGAGTTCAATTTGCTGTTGAAAATAACACTAATGTCATTGTTAGTGGTTATGACAAAGAGGTGGTGGGTAACACAGCAGCTAAAATTCGTGCTGTTCGTCCCCCGGAACCCTATAAAGGTAAAGGTATTCGTTATGCCGGTGAAGTGGTAAGACGTAAAGCCGGTAAGACTGGTGGTAAAGGTAAGAAGTAA